The Helicobacter cetorum MIT 00-7128 region GAGAGTGAGACTTTTTGGCTATCTAGCTTAAAATCAAATTCATAATACAAATCTTCATTTTTATTTTGAAAATACATTTGGTTGAAATGCTTAGAAATTTCTTCATTAATAAGCTTTTCATACTTTCTCCCCGCTTGATTTAAATAAGCTTCTGATTTATCCTTAGCTTTAATATAAGCGTTCTTTATTTCTTCAAAAGCATTTTTATTGACAGCATTAAACAAGAGATTAAAAAACTTGCTTTTGGTCAAATCATCTGGCGTTGTCATCAAATCTTTGGAGCTAAAACTTGTTGTAGGTTTGTAATAAATGACTTGAGCAAGTTTAGAATGCAAGAAATACTCAATTTTATTCAAAGGATAATCTTCTAAAATATTCTCTATACTCTCATAATCCACATGCGAACTTAAGATAGGCTCTTTTAAATTGATTGTAGGGAAAGTTGGGGGATTTATTCTATTCCAATTACTACGATTGATTTGGTCGGTATATTCGTTTGCAAGTTGCTTGAATTGTTCTAAATTCTCTTGCATGCCTTTTAGTGTTGTGCCTTCATCACAAATAGTTTCTATTAAAGGTTGCAAGCTATCTGCATTATTCAAATATCTTCTAAGCTCTTTTTGAATTTTTTCTAACTCTTGCTTTAATCTTGTCTTGAAAGTAGTCAAATCTTTTTTAAATTGTTCTTTTATGTCATTAGATTTCTCATTATCTTGATAACGCAAAATTTCATTAAAGAGCTTTAATAAACTATCTGCATTGCTAGTGCGATTGAGTTTGTTTTTAAAGTCTTCTTGAATGCTTGTTTCTGGGTCTAAATTATTAAGCACTTTAAAACAAACGCTTTTAAGTTGTTCAGTTTCTGGAGCTAAAGAATACGAAATTTTATCATGTTCAATCTCTATACTTGCTTTATTTTCACTCTTTTCATCTTTCCCAATTTTTTCTTCTATACACAACCCTAAATGTGTGATTGTATCTTCAAAGCCTAAATAATTAGGGGTGCAATTTTCTTTAAACTCATCTAAATGCTCACTAAAACACCCTAGGGCTTTCAACAAATTGCTCTTACCGGTATTATTCTCACCTATAATAAGAACCAAACCACCTAATTTATCACTGCTAAATGAATTGTTAAGATACAACCTTTCGCATTTTTCTTGTCCGTCCTTAACGCCAATATTCCTAAAATTCTTAATCTCTAAAAAGCGTGTGGTTACTTCTTTGGGCGTTACACTTTCATGGTTACTTGCGGGGGGGGGGGGTAACTTGGCTGTTTTTTGTTGTGTTGCTCATATTCCTATCCTTTTTTAAAATTAAAATAGCTATTATAGTATTACAAAGTTAAATAATATTAAATTTAAGCTTTGTTTATAAAACAATATGGATTAAGCAAAATATTTTATATTTTAAAAACTTTATGGAATTTTTATCATCAATATTTTGCTTTAATGAGAGATTTTATCAGTTATTTTCAATCATAAAAAGGATAATTCCCCCACTAATTAAATCTTAATAGTGGGTTTTAGAGCGGATAGAGACGCTATTTTTTTCATAGGTTTCTAAGGGCTGTTTTTGGATTTTATTATCTAATTGTTGCATAAGCTCGCTAAAAGCACTATTCATCAAGGCATGGGTTTTGTCATTTAGGTTGCTCTTACCTTTCATAAAAGAGCTCATCCAACTTAGCGTGCCATTAAAAGCTTGGTGTTTATAGGCATAAGACTCTTTGTCTAAATTATCAGCTTTAATTTCAAATGCTTGTAAAGTGGTGTTGCTTAATGGCTCTAAGAAAGTGCCTTCAATACTACCCACTAGAGACATTTTGCCCTCTTCAGTCCTTAAGCCTAATGAGCCAATGAAACTTAATCTCGCACCGCCACTATCTTCATATGAAATATTTTTAGCAATATCTAGCTCGCCATTGAGTATTAATTCAAAAGCGCTTTTTTGCTTTTGTTCATAGCTAATACTCTCTTGTTTGCTGACTTCTATAACGCTATAGCCTTGATTTTCTAATAAACGCTTGATGTTTTCTTTTAGCTTGGCATTAAATTCTTGGCTCTCTTTACCATCGCCTTTAAAACGCACCTTGTTTAATAAAATCACCGATTTGTGTAGTTGTGGCTCTGTTTTAGTGGGGCTTTTATAGGCGAAGTTTATGGGGGTATTGTGGCTTACTTCTATTTTAGGAGCGCATGCTATAAAAATAACACTTAAAAAAAGAGACTCTATGAAAATAAACTTTTTCATCAACATTCCTTAGATTTTAAAGCATTTGTTCGTATTCTAGTATAAGAGCACTAATTAAAATCTAACAAACGATAACTTTAATCTAAGGGGGAATAGCTTATTTAAAAAATAGGGGATTGATTAACACGCTTTTTAAACTTTGAGATAGGGGAAATGCGTGTTAAATATTTATGAAAACGATTTAATAAGCTTGCTCATATTTATTCCTTCATTCTTCACTATCTTAAGCTATGAGCATTGATAGAATTATTAACTAGAATTTTAAACCATTGTTTAATCAATCTTTAATATTGCTAAAAACGCCTCTTGGGGGAGCTCTACCTTACCAATAGCTTTCATGCGTTTCTTACCTTCTTTTTGCTTTTCTAAGAGCTTTCTTTTTCGTGTAATATCGCCTCCATAGCACTTAGCTGTTACATTCTTACCGACGGATTTTACAGTCTCTCTTGCGATGACTTTATTACCTACACTGGCTTGAATGGCGACTTCAAAAAGCTGGCGTGGGATGAGCTCTTTCATCGCCTCTACTAAAGCACGCCCTTTTTCATACGCCTTGTTTTTATCTA contains the following coding sequences:
- a CDS encoding HpaA family protein, which codes for MKKFIFIESLFLSVIFIACAPKIEVSHNTPINFAYKSPTKTEPQLHKSVILLNKVRFKGDGKESQEFNAKLKENIKRLLENQGYSVIEVSKQESISYEQKQKSAFELILNGELDIAKNISYEDSGGARLSFIGSLGLRTEEGKMSLVGSIEGTFLEPLSNTTLQAFEIKADNLDKESYAYKHQAFNGTLSWMSSFMKGKSNLNDKTHALMNSAFSELMQQLDNKIQKQPLETYEKNSVSIRSKTHY